The proteins below come from a single Dermatophilaceae bacterium Soc4.6 genomic window:
- a CDS encoding IS256 family transposase, producing MMTEMMNTSEGPTMGGSAETLVDVSPPKDAARKSTSPSQELAAARELVNAARNRGVALTGPGGLLKALTKTVLETALDEEMNEHLGYDKHAVDGRNHGNSRNGKRSKTVLTDAAGEVEIDVPRDREGTFEPVIVAKRQRRLTDVDKVVLSLYAKGLTTGEISAHFAEVYGASVSKDTVSRITDRVLEDMQSWCSRPLLPVYAAVFIDAIYVKVRDGQVGNQPFYAAIGVDLDGKRDVLGLWAGHGGGESAKFWMSVLADLKNRGVRDVFFVVCDGLKGLPDSVNAVFPQATVQACIIHLIRGTFRYASKRYWPQLAIDLKPIYTAPTAAAAAEALDYFEEKWGKPYPAIPKLWRAAWEEFTPFLDYDVEIRKVLCSTNAIESLNARYRRAVTTKGHFPTEQAALKTLYLLTHVTRSLDPKGTGQARWGMRWKPALNAFAVTFADRLPAAESL from the coding sequence ATGATGACCGAGATGATGAACACGAGCGAGGGCCCCACCATGGGCGGCTCGGCCGAGACACTGGTGGACGTGAGCCCACCCAAGGATGCGGCGAGGAAGAGCACCTCGCCGTCGCAGGAACTGGCCGCGGCCCGCGAGCTGGTCAACGCCGCCCGCAATCGCGGCGTCGCCTTGACCGGCCCGGGCGGGCTGCTCAAGGCCCTGACGAAGACCGTCCTCGAGACGGCCCTGGACGAGGAGATGAACGAGCACCTCGGCTACGACAAGCACGCTGTCGATGGCCGTAACCACGGCAACTCCCGGAACGGGAAACGCTCCAAGACGGTCCTGACCGACGCCGCCGGGGAGGTTGAGATCGACGTGCCCCGCGACCGCGAGGGCACGTTCGAACCGGTGATCGTCGCCAAGCGGCAACGCCGCCTGACCGACGTCGACAAGGTCGTCCTGTCGTTGTACGCCAAGGGATTGACCACCGGTGAGATCAGCGCCCACTTCGCCGAGGTCTACGGGGCATCGGTCTCGAAGGACACCGTCTCGCGGATCACCGACCGCGTGCTCGAGGACATGCAGTCGTGGTGCTCACGGCCCCTGCTGCCCGTGTACGCCGCGGTGTTCATCGACGCGATCTATGTCAAAGTCCGGGACGGTCAGGTCGGCAACCAGCCGTTCTACGCCGCGATCGGCGTCGATCTCGACGGAAAGAGGGACGTCCTCGGGCTGTGGGCCGGGCACGGCGGTGGGGAGTCCGCGAAGTTCTGGATGAGCGTCCTGGCCGACCTGAAGAACCGCGGGGTGCGGGACGTCTTCTTCGTTGTCTGTGACGGGCTGAAGGGGCTGCCCGACTCCGTGAACGCGGTGTTCCCGCAGGCCACGGTCCAAGCCTGCATCATCCACCTCATCCGGGGCACGTTCCGGTACGCCTCGAAGCGGTACTGGCCGCAGCTCGCGATCGACCTCAAGCCGATCTACACCGCGCCCACCGCTGCTGCCGCCGCGGAGGCGTTGGACTACTTCGAGGAGAAGTGGGGCAAGCCCTACCCCGCGATCCCGAAGCTGTGGCGAGCCGCGTGGGAAGAGTTCACGCCGTTCCTCGACTACGACGTCGAGATCCGCAAGGTGCTGTGCTCGACGAACGCGATCGAGTCGCTCAACGCCCGCTACCGGCGGGCCGTGACGACCAAGGGCCACTTCCCGACCGAGCAGGCGGCGCTGAAGACGCTGTACCTGCTCACACACGTCACCCGGTCCCTCGACCCCAAGGGCACCGGGCAGGCACGATGGGGCATGCGGTGGAAGCCGGCCCTGAACGCCTTTGCCGTCACCTTCGCCGACCGCCTGCCAGCAGCCGAGAGCCTCTAA
- a CDS encoding TerD family protein has protein sequence MAISLAKGASMSLTKAAGPVPLDVVQVRLGWAPADGDQDFDLDASMLLLDPLGRVGNPDDFVFYNNLSHDSGSVVHAGDNLVGGGADDEVIVVTLNHVPTRVDRALVLVTIHEAATRGQHFGQVDDAYIRVVNMANEQELARFDLTQGAAGEDCLAFGELYRDGEEWGFAAVGEYHRGGLAAALASYGLAAS, from the coding sequence ATGGCCATCTCCCTCGCCAAGGGCGCCTCGATGTCCCTCACCAAGGCCGCCGGACCCGTTCCTCTCGACGTGGTGCAGGTGCGCCTTGGGTGGGCGCCGGCCGACGGCGACCAGGACTTCGACCTAGACGCGTCGATGTTGCTGCTCGACCCGCTGGGACGGGTGGGTAACCCCGACGACTTCGTCTTCTATAACAACCTCAGCCACGACTCCGGGTCGGTGGTCCACGCCGGTGACAACCTCGTGGGTGGCGGCGCAGACGACGAGGTCATCGTCGTGACCCTCAACCACGTGCCGACTCGGGTCGACCGGGCGCTCGTGCTCGTGACCATCCACGAGGCGGCCACGAGGGGGCAGCACTTCGGTCAGGTCGACGACGCATACATCCGGGTGGTCAACATGGCGAACGAGCAGGAGCTGGCGCGTTTCGACCTCACCCAGGGAGCGGCAGGAGAGGACTGCCTTGCCTTCGGCGAACTCTACCGTGACGGGGAGGAGTGGGGGTTCGCGGCTGTCGGTGAATACCACAGGGGTGGGCTCGCCGCTGCCCTTGCTAGTTACGGCCTCGCCGCCAGCTGA